The Carassius carassius chromosome 31, fCarCar2.1, whole genome shotgun sequence genome includes a region encoding these proteins:
- the LOC132111392 gene encoding protein tyrosine phosphatase type IVA 2-like has protein sequence MNRPAPVEITYECMRFLITHNPTNSQLAKFTEELKSFGVQTLVRVCDATYDKTPVEKEGIEVLDWPFDDGCSPPDQIVDDWLNLLKCKFKDEPGCCIAVHCVAGLGRAPVLVAIALIECGMMYEDAVEYIREKRRGAFNAKQLMYLEKYKPKMRLRFKDANGQNCCIQ, from the exons ATGAATCGCCCAGCCCCTGTTGAGATCACCTACGAATGCATGAGGTTTCTCATCACCCACAATCCCACCAATTCACAGCTGGCCAAGTTTACAGAG GAACTGAAGAGTTTTGGAGTGCAGACGCTTGTCCGGGTTTGTGATGCAACTTATGACAAAACACCAGTGGAAAAAGAAGGCATTGAAGTTTTG GATTGGCCTTTTGATGATGGTTGTTCGCCCCCTGATCAAATTGTTGATGACTGGTTGAACCTTCTCAAATGTAAATTTAAAGATGAACCAGGCTGTTGCATTGCAGTACATTGCGTTGCTGGATTGGGACG agctcCTGTCTTGGTGGCCATAGCCTTAATTGAATGCGGGATGATGTACGAAGATGCTGTCGAGTATATTCGTGA GAAAAGGCGTGGGGCATTTAACGCCAAACAGCTTATGTACCTTGAAAAATACAAACCCAAGATGCGCCTGCGCTTCAAGGATGCCAATGGTCAAAACTGCTGCATTCAGTAA